From Ovis aries strain OAR_USU_Benz2616 breed Rambouillet chromosome 21, ARS-UI_Ramb_v3.0, whole genome shotgun sequence, a single genomic window includes:
- the UNC93B1 gene encoding protein unc-93 homolog B1, protein MEAEPPLYPVAGAAGPQGDEDRLGVPDGPEAPLDELVGAYPNYNEEEEERRYYRRKRLGVLKNVLAASAGGMLTYGVYLGLLQMQLILHYDETYREVKYGNMGLPDIDSKMLMGINVTPIAALLYTPVLIRFFGTKWMMFLAVGIYALFVSTNYWERYYTLVPSAVALGMAIVPLWASMGNYITRMAQKYYEYSHYKEQDEQGPQQRPPRGSHAPYLLVFQAIFYSFFHLSFACAQLPMIYFLNHYLYDLNHTLFNVQNCGTNSQGILLGFNKTVLRTLPRSRNLIVVESVLMAVAFLAMLLVLGLCGAAYRPTEEIDLRSVGWGNIFQLPFKHVRDFRLRHLVPFFIYSGFEVLFACTGLALGYGVCSVGLERLAYLLVAYSLGASASSALGLLGPWLPRPVPLVAGAGLHLLLTLSLFFWAPKPRTLQHIWILYTVAVLWGVGSALNKTGISTLLGILYEDKERQDFIFTIYHWWQAVAIFTVYLGSSLPMKAKLTVLLVTLVASAASYLWMEQKLRRGVVPRQPRIPRPQHKVRGYRYLEEDNSDESDAEGERGGCGGGGRGDCAEEEAPPAWPRPGPEPAGLYRRPCPYEQAQGGDGPEEQ, encoded by the exons ATGGAGGCGGAGCCGCCGCTCTACCCGGTGGCGGGGGCCGCAGGGCCGCAGGGCGATGAGGACCGGCTCGGGGTCCCCGACGGGCCCGAGGCCCCG CTGGACGAGCTGGTGGGCGCGTACCCCAACTAcaacgaggaggaggaggagcgccGCTACTACCGCCGCAAGCGGCTCGGCGTGCTCAAGAACGTGCTGGCGGCCAGCGCGGGCGGCATGCTCACCTACGGCGTCTACCTGG gcctcctgcagatGCAGCTGATCCTGCACTATGATGAGACCTACCGCGAGGTGAAGTACGGCAACATGGGGCTGCCCGACATCGACAGCAAGATGCTGATGGGCATCAACGTGACGCCCATCGCCGCCCTGCTCTACACGCCCGTGCTCATCAG GTTTTTTGGCACCAAGTGGATGATGTTCCTGGCTGTGGGCATCTACGCCCTCTTTGTCTCCACCAACTACTGGGAGCGCTACTACACGCTTGTGCCCTCAGCCGTGGCCCTGGGCATGGCCATTGTGCCTCTTTGGGCCTCCATGGGCAACTACATCACCAG GATGGCCCAGAAATACTATGAGTACTCCCACTACAAGGAGCAGGATGAGCAGGGCCCCCAGCAGCGCCCACCACGGGGCTCCCATGCACCCTACCTCCTGGTCTTCCAAGCCATCTTCTACAGCTTCTTCCAT CTGAGCTTCGCCTGCGCCCAGCTGCCCATGATCTACTTCCTGAACCACTACCTGTATGACCTGAACCACACGCTGTTCAACGTGCAGAACTGCG GCACTAACAGCCAGGGCATCCTCCTTGGCTTCAACAAGACCGTTCTGCGAACGCTACCGCGGAGCCGAAACCTCATTGTGGTGGAGAGCGTGCTCATGGCTGTGGCCTTCCTGGCTATGCTGCTG GTGCTGGGCCTGTGCGGAGCCGCATACCGACCCACAGAGGAGATCGACCTGCGCAGTGTGGGCTGGGGCAATATCTTCCAGCTGCCCTTCAAGCACGTGCGCGACTTCCGCCTGCGCCACCTCGTGCCCTTTTTCATCTACAGCGGCTTCGAGGTGCTCTTTGCCTGCACAGGTCTCGCACTG GGCTACGGCGTGTGCTCGGTGGGGCTGGAACGCCTGGCATACCTCCTCGTGGCTTACAGCCTGGGCGCCTCGGCCTCCTCAGCTCTGGGCCTGCTGGGGCCGTGGCTGCCGCGCCCCGTGCCCCTGGTGGCCGGGGCTGGACTGCACCTGCTGCTCACTCTCAGCCTCTTCTTCTGGGCCCCCAAGCCCCGGACCCTGCAGCACATCTGGATCCTCTACACAGTAGCCGTGCTCTGGGGTGTGGGCAGTGCCCTCAACAAGACTGGGATCAGCA CGCTCCTGGGAATCCTGTACGAGGACAAGGAAAGGCAAGACTTCATCTTCACCATCTATCACTGGTGGCAGGCTGTGGCCATCTTCACCGTCTACCTGGGCTCAAGCCTGCCCATGAAG GCTAAGCTGACGGTGCTGCTGGTGACGCTGGTGGCATCCGCCGCCTCGTACCTGTGGATGGAGCAGAAGCTGCGGCGAGGCGTGGTCCCGCGCCAGCCCCGCATCCCGCGGCCCCAGCACAAAGTGCGCGGCTACCGCTACCTGGAGGAGGACAACTCGGACGAGAGCGACGCGGAGGGCGAGCGCGGCGGCTGCGGAGGCGGCGGCCGGGGGGACTGCGCGGAGGAGGAGGCGCCGCCCGCGTGGCCCCGACCCGGCCCGGAACCAGCCGGTCTCTACCGCCGGCCCTGTCCCTACGAACAGGCGCAGGGAGGCGATGGGCCGGAGGAGCAGTGA